In a single window of the Tellurirhabdus bombi genome:
- a CDS encoding DUF2911 domain-containing protein, which translates to MKQVLSLIAFLIFLTSSFAFAQKTSPLSPKITSESPNKVIKVIYGQPSKRKRQIFGAMVPYGEVWRTGANNATQITFTKDVVFGDKAVPAGTYTLFTIPMEKEWTVILNGKLDQWGAFDYDRYKNKNVAQVKVPVVLSKLPLEKLTITPGNNVLAIAWDKVSISVPIR; encoded by the coding sequence ATGAAACAAGTCCTAAGCCTGATTGCTTTTCTGATTTTCCTAACCAGTTCATTTGCTTTTGCCCAGAAAACATCACCGCTCAGCCCAAAAATAACCAGCGAAAGCCCGAATAAAGTAATCAAAGTGATTTATGGCCAGCCGTCGAAGCGGAAGCGGCAGATTTTTGGTGCTATGGTTCCCTACGGCGAGGTATGGCGGACGGGAGCGAATAATGCTACCCAAATTACCTTTACAAAAGATGTGGTTTTTGGGGATAAAGCCGTGCCAGCAGGCACCTACACACTATTTACCATTCCGATGGAGAAAGAATGGACGGTCATTCTAAATGGAAAACTAGACCAATGGGGCGCTTTTGATTATGACCGCTATAAAAATAAAAATGTGGCGCAGGTGAAAGTGCCGGTTGTCCTTAGCAAGCTTCCTCTTGAAAAACTGACCATTACCCCAGGCAACAACGTGCTGGCCATTGCCTGGGACAAAGTGTCTATTTCTGTTCCTATTCGGTAA